A stretch of the Microcebus murinus isolate Inina chromosome 6, M.murinus_Inina_mat1.0, whole genome shotgun sequence genome encodes the following:
- the LOC105864075 gene encoding small ribosomal subunit protein eS24-like, producing the protein MNDTVTIRTRKFMTNRLLQRKQMVIDVLHPGKATVPKTEIRGKLAKMYKTTPDVIFVFGFRTHCGGGKTTGFGMIYDSLDYAKKNEPKHRLARHGLYEKKKTSRKQRKERKNRMKKVRGTAKANAGAGKKPKE; encoded by the coding sequence ATGAACGACACAGTAACTATCCGGACCAGGAAGTTCATGACCAACCGACTACTTCAGAGGAAACAAATGGTCATCGATGTCCTTCATCCTGGGAAGGCAACAGTACCAAAGACAGAAATTAGGGGAAAACTAGCCAAAATGTACAAGACCACACCAGATGTCATCTTTGTATTTGGATTCAGAACTCACTGTGGTGGTGGCAAAACAACTGGCTTTGGCATGATTTACGATTCCTTGGATTACgcaaagaaaaatgaacccaAACATAGACTTGCAAGGCATGGCCTgtatgagaagaaaaagacatcaaGAAAGCAACGAAAGGAACGCAAGAACAGAATGAAGAAAGTCAGGGGGACTGCAAAGGCCAACGCTGGTGCTGGCAAAAAGCCGAAGGAGTAA